A stretch of Lepisosteus oculatus isolate fLepOcu1 chromosome 11, fLepOcu1.hap2, whole genome shotgun sequence DNA encodes these proteins:
- the LOC102696449 gene encoding transcription elongation regulator 1 isoform X2 → MADRGEADGIARFNDNRMAQQQTLRFRGPAPPPNPVMRGPPPLMRPPPPPFGMMRGPPPPPRPPFGRPPFDPSMPPIPPPGGMPPPIGPPHLQRPPFMPPPIGNMPPPPGMIFPPGMPPVPTPGTPTLPPAEEIWVENKTSEGKVYYYNARTRESSWTKPEGVKVIQQSELNPLMVTQAAAAAAAAVSSASLPPASSAAAPVSTQPASTALATSTACSTTSSPAVSQPVAASAAPEMSPAVTAPSSAAAAAVSVSTATVTPVQAVPQALPQSLPTALPHTVPQPTAAIPAFPPVMVPPFRVPLPGMPIPLPGVAMMQIVSCPYIKTIAPNKNGVLPGMAPPIVPMMHPQVAIAAAPAALAGALPLSEWSEYKTADGKTYYYNNRTLESTWDKPEELKEKENLFFFPVFPMVEKEAEKPKEPGKQAQEEVEPMDMEEEEPKVEPPKEIKEEPKEEEMTEEEKAAQKAKPVATSPIPGTPWCVVWTGDDRVFFYNPTTRLSMWDRPEELVGRADVDKIIQEPPHKKGLDESRKMGLSKEELESAAEEAMDDEPVKAKKRKKDEVKEADTEKEAAMEAEIKAARERAIVPLEARMKQFKDMLLERGVSAFSTWEKELHKIVFDPRYLLLNPKERKQVFDQYVKTRAEEERKEKKNKIMQAKEEFRRMMEEAKLNPRTTFSEFATKHAKESRFKAIEKMKDREAIFIEFMTALRKKEKEDSKTRGEKVKHDFYELLSDHHIDGQLRWSKVKDKLESDHRYKAVESSAMREELFKQYVEKQAKNLDSDKEKELERQARIEASLREREREVQKARSEQTKEIDREREQHKREEAIQHFKALLSDMVRSSDVSWSDTRRTLRKDHRWESASLLERDEKEKLFNEHIESLTKKKKEHFRQLLDETTSITLTTTWKEVKKIIKEDPRCIKFSSSDRKKQREFEDYIKDKYITAKADFRTLLKETKFITYRSRKLIQESDQHLKDVEKILQNDKRYLVLDCVPEERRKLIMAYIEDLDRRGPPPPPTASEPTRRSTK, encoded by the exons ATGGCGGATCGCGGAGAGGCGGACGGCATAGCAAGATTTAACGACAACAG GATGGCGCAGCAGCAGACCTTGCGGTTCCGTGGCCCCGCCCCTCCCCCCAACCCCGTGATGCGCGGGCCCCCTCCCCTGATGAGACCCCCGCCGCCGCCCTTCGGCATGATGAGGGGGCCCCCGCCCCCGCCGCGGCCACCTTTCGGGCGCCCGCCCTTCGACCCCAGCATGCCCCCCATACCTCCGCCGGGAGGGATGCCGCCACCCATCGGCCCCCCGCACCTGCAG agACCGCCTTTTATGCCTCCACCCATTGGCAACATGCCCCCCCCTCCAGGAATGATATTTCCCCCTGGAATGCCCCCTGTGCCTACACCTGGCACCCCTACACTGCCCCCAGCTGAGGAGATCTGGGTGGAAAACAAAACCTCTGAGGGAAAG gTGTATTACTACAACGCGCGGACGCGGGAGTCTTCCTGGACGAAGCCGGAGGGGGTGAAGGTCATCCAGCAGTCCGAGCTCAACCCCCTGATGGTGACGCAGGCGGCGGCCGCGGCCGCGGCGGCCGTGTCCTCGGCCAGCCTGCCCCCCGCCAGCAGCGCGGCCGCCCCCGTGTCCACGCAGCCCGCCTCCACCGCGCTGGCCACCAGCACCGCCTGCAGCACCACCTCCTCCCCCGCCGTCTCGCAGCCCGTGGCCG CTTCTGCTGCCCCGGAGATGAGCCCCGCGGTGACGGCCCCCAGCagcgcggcggcggcggctgtCAGCGTTTCCACGGCCACGGTGACGCCGGTGCAGGCCGTGCCGCAGGCCCTGCCCCAGAGCCTCCCGACGGCGCTGCCCCACACAGTGCCGCAGCCCACCGCTGCCATCCCCGCCTTCCCGCCCGTCATGGTGCCTCCGTTCCGAGTGCCCCTGCCTGGCATGCCCATCCCTCTGCCTG GTGTAGCAATGATGCAGATAGTCAGCTGCCCCTATATAAAGACAATCGCTCCCAACAAAAACG GTGTCCTACCAGGCATGGCTCCTCCCATAGTGCCAATGATGCACCCCCAGGTGGCAATCGCAGCGGCCCCTGCTGCCCTCGCGGGGGCACTGCCCCTTTCGGAGTGGTCAGAGTACAAGACTGCGGACGGCAAGACCTACTACTACAACAACAGGACCCTGGAGTCGACCTGGGATAAGCCCGAGGAGCTGAAAGAGAAAG aaaacctgtttttttttccagtgtttccGATGGTAGAAAAAGAAGCAGAGAAGCCCAAAGAGCCCGGGAAACAGGCGCAGGAGGAGGTTGAGCCAATGGacatggaggaggaggagcctaAAGTTGAGCCCCCAAAAGAGATCAAAGAG GAGCCGAAGGAGGAGGAGATGACGGAGGAGGAGAAAGCAGCTCAGAAAGCGAAGCCTGTGGCCACGTCCCCCATCCCAGGAACACCCTG GTGTGTGGTGTGGACTGGGGATGACAGGGTGTTCTTTTACAACCCCACCACTCGCCTTTCCATGTGGGACCGGCCCGAGGAGCTGGTGGGCCGAGCCGATGTAGACAAGATCATCCAGGAGCCGCCGCACAAGAAGGGCCTGGATGAGAGCCGGAAAATGG GGCTTAGTAAGGAGGAGCTGGAATCTGCAGCAGAGGAAGCGATGGATGATGAACCTGTAAAGGCAAAGAAGAGGAA GAAGGATGAAGTGAAAGAGGCGGACACAGAGAAAGAGGCAGCTATGGAGGCAGAGATCAAAGCCGCCCGAGAGCGGGCCATTGTGCCCCTGGAAGCCCGCATGAAACAATTCAAGGACATGCTGCTGGAGAGAGGG GTTTCAGCCTTCTCAACATGGGAAAAGGAGCTTCATAAGATTGTTTTTGATCCCCGATATCTACTACTCAATCCTAAGGAAAGGAAGCAG GTTTTCGACCAGTATGTGAAGACCAGGgcggaggaggagaggaaggaGAAGAAGAATAAAATCATGCAGGCCAAGGAGGAGTTCAGACGGATGATGGAGGAAGCCAAACTGAACCCCCG GACGACCTTCAGTGAGTTTGCGACGAAGCATGCAAAGGAGTCGCGGTTTAAAGCCATCGAGAAGATGAAGGACCGAGAGGCCATATTCATAGAGTTCATGACCGCTCTCAgaaagaaggagaaggaggactCCAAAACGCGGGGAGAGAAG GTGAAGCATGATTTCTACGAGCTGCTGTCAGACCACCACATTGATGGTCAGCTGCGCTGGagcaaagtgaaagacaaactggagaGCGATCATCGTTACAAGGCAGTGGAGAGCTCGGCTATGAGGGAAGAGTTATTCAAGCAGTACGTGGAGAAACAGGCTAAG AATTTAGACTCGGACAAAGAGAAGGAGCTGGAACGGCAGGCTCGGATCGAGGCTAGCCttcgggagagggagagggaagtGCAGAAAGCGCGCTCCGAACAGACCAAGGAAATTGACCGGGAGAGAGAGCAGCACAAGAGAGAGGAGGCCATCCAGCACTTCAAGGCTCTGTTGTCCGATATG GTGCGCTCCTCAGACGTTTCTTGGTCAGACACCCGGCGGACACTACGAAAGGACCATCGCTGGGAGTCGGCATCCCTGCTGGAGCGGGACGAGAAGGAGAAGCTCTTCAACGAGCACATCGAGTCGCTCACCAAGAAGAAGAAGGAGCACTTCAGGCAGCTGCTGGACGAAACCACGTCG ATAACGCTAACAACAACGTGGAAAGAAGTGAAAAAGATTATTAAGGAAGACCCTCGCTGTATCAAGTTTTCGAGTAGCGACCGG aaaaaacagAGGGAGTTTGAAGACTACATCAAAGACAAATACATCACAGCCAAAGCAGACTTCAGAACGCTTCTGAAAGAAACAAAGTTCATCACATACAG ATCCCGGAAATTGATACAGGAGTCAGACCAGCACCTGAAAGACGTTGAAAAGATCCTGCAGAACGATAAGCGGTACCTGGTGCTGGACTGCGTGCCCGAGGAGCGCCGCAAGCTCATCATGGCGTACATCGAGGACCTGGACCGCCGgggccccccccctccccccacggCGTCTGAGCCCACGCGCCGCTCCACCAAGTAA